The sequence AGACTGTTCTTGGGGCTGGAACAGACTGTATTGTAAAGCCCTGCTGCCGTCCCCAGGAGCTGTATTCGGTTTTTGTCCCGCCTCCTGGGCGGGAGGCAGAGACCCCCACGGGAAAACTTCTTCGCACGTTGCAGAGAAGTTACAGACAAAGAGTCTAAAGCGGATAACCGCAACCAACCCCGGCAAGGCGGGGCTCACACAAAGCCACGAAGCCACAAAGGGGGTTTATTTTAGGGTTTTGTAATGAATTTTTTTCTTTTTCTCTGTGTTCTTTGCCTGCCCCGCCTGCCCAGTTAAATCTTTTGTTTTCTTTATTTAACCGGGGTGAAACCTTTTCTGTGTTGTTTCACTCGGGGTGTCTCCGCCTGCCCTGTGAAACGCTTTTTTGCTCTTGTTTCACCGGGGTGTGAGTCACCAGAACCCAGTATCGAATATCCAGCATCCAGTCTCACTCCGCCATCTGCTGGGCCACGATCTCCGTGATATCCATAACCTTGATCTTTCCCCGCTCCTGCTTGGGGATCATCTTGGCGCCCTTTTTCAGGTTGTCCTTGCAGGCCGCACAGCCCGAGACGATGATCTCGGCGCCCACGGCCAGGGCGTCTCTCACCCGTTCGGCCGCGATCTCCACGGCCATATCGGGATTATTGGCCAATACCCCTCCCCCGCCGCCGCAGCACCGGGCCTGGAGCCGATTCCTGGCCATCTCCACAAATTCGAGTCCGGGGATCGCCTTGAGGATATTTCTCGGTTCCTCGAAGATCTGGAAGGCCCGCCCCAGGTCGCAGGGATCATGATAGGTGACCTTCTTCCCCAGTTCTCCCTTGAAGGTGATTTTTCCTTCGGTGATAAGTTTCAATAGATAGTGGACCGAGTGATACACCTCCATCCCCAGATCTCCGACCTCCGGGTAGATTTTCTTGAAGGTCTTGTAACATCCGGCGCACGGGGTCACCAGCTCCTGCGCACCGGTGGCCTTGATCCGTTCAATGACCTTCCGGGCATGGGGTTCAAACTCATCGGTCCCCATCAGGAACAACGGGAATCCGCAGCAGCCCTCTTCGGTGGCCAGGCTGGTGTAATCCACGCCCGCGGCATCCAGGGGTTTGATCAGGCTGGGAACCATCTTCATGTCCAGGTAGCTGGGCACGCACCCCATGAAGAGGAGGGTTTCGGCCTCCGCCTTGAGCTCCCCTTTGCTGATTTTTTCTTTGAGCGCCGGGGGATAGATGTCGATCCGATCCGCCTTGGCGCTGGCATAGACATTCCCCATCTTAAAGATATTGTCTCGAATCCCGAGCACCGGTGCCGGGGTAAGACCGGCGGTATACAATTTCTTTCGCACCCCTTCGACGATCTCGTCCACCTTGACCCGGGCCGGGCAGAAATAGGTGCAGGCCTGGCACGTGGTACAACTGTAAAAGGCCTCTGCCAGGTCCTGTGAGGGCTCGATGGTCCCGTTCAAGAGGTTAAAGGCCAGGACATTTCGCCCCCGGGCATTGCGCGACTCCCTGTGGGTCACGCTGAAGGTGGGGCACCCGAGGCGGCAGAACCCGCAATAGATGCATGCCAAGAGTTCATTGTCAACCGCCTCGCCGTAGGAATTGACCCCTTCGGGGTGTTCCAGAAAGGTCTTGAAGGCAAAGTAATCGTAGATATCGTATTTCTTCTTTTCGAGCCCCATCTTCCCGGGGTTCAGGATGTTCAGGGGATCCAGGGCATTCTTGATGGACCTCATCACCTCAAGGGCCGGCCCCAGCTGTTTTTCGATGTAGGGGTTTCTGGCAAGTCCGGTGCCATGCTCGGCCGTCACCGTGCCCCCCATCTCAAGGGCCAGATCGGCCAGTTCATCGGCCGCCGGTCGGAGCCTGTCCCATTCCTCCCGGCTCCGCATGTCCGTGACAAAGGTGGTATGCACATTACCGTCTCCAATATGCCCGAAGGTGGTAATCAACAGGTTGTATTTTTTGGAGATCTCCTGGGCCCGCGTGATCACCTCCGGGATCCGGGTGGGGGGGATGCCCAGGTCTTCGGAAATGGCCACCAGCCGGTTGCCCGGCTTGATCCTCGAGAGGGTGGGCACCAGTTTGCCCCTGGCCTCCATGATCTCCCCGGCCTTGGCCGGGTCGTCGCTCCAGGTGAATTCCTCCACCCCATATTTCCGGCATATCTCGCCGATCCGCTCCATGTCCCGGGTGACCGTCTCCTTGACCCCGTCCGACTCGATGATCAACATGGCCTCTATCTTGCTGACATCTTTTCCGATGGCCTCTTCCACCACCTTGAGGCTGTAATTGTCTAAAATCTCACAGGCGGTCAACTGGATGCCCGATCCGACGATGTCGGTCACGGCCTTTCCGGCGGCAAACAGATCGTGAAAGATGGCCAGGGCCAGGGCATTGTATTCCGGGACCGGCTGGATCTTCACCGTAACCTCGGTAATCACCCCCAGCGTACCTTCAGAACTGGCAAAGACGTGATTCAGGTCATATCCGAAGGACGACTTGGGGGTCCTGAATCCGGTCTCGATCACCGTGCCGTCCGCCAGGACCACCTTGAGACCCTTGACATAATCCCTGGCCGTGCCGTACTTGACGGCCCGGTGCCCGCTCGAATTGGTGGACATCATCCCGCCGATGGTGGCAATGAGTTCGCTGCCGGGATTGGGCGGGAACATGAGATTGAATTTCTTGAGGGCGATGTTGAGATCGTTGCAGATGACGCCGGGTTCGACCCGAGCGAAAAAGTTGTCCTTGTCGATCTCGAGAATATTGTTCATCCTGTGGACATCCAGAAGGATGCCCCCTTCTACGGGAAGCGACGCCCCGGTGGTGGCGGTTCCTGATCCCTGGACGGTCACGGGCACCTTTTCCCGGTGGGCCAGCCGCATGATGGCGGCGATCTGCTCAGTGGTCCGGGCAAAGACCACGACATCGGGGATCCCTTCATGCA is a genomic window of Deltaproteobacteria bacterium containing:
- a CDS encoding FAD-binding oxidoreductase; its protein translation is MEFTNELIEIVGKENVFDARVECLAYSRDLSVHEGIPDVVVFARTTEQIAAIMRLAHREKVPVTVQGSGTATTGASLPVEGGILLDVHRMNNILEIDKDNFFARVEPGVICNDLNIALKKFNLMFPPNPGSELIATIGGMMSTNSSGHRAVKYGTARDYVKGLKVVLADGTVIETGFRTPKSSFGYDLNHVFASSEGTLGVITEVTVKIQPVPEYNALALAIFHDLFAAGKAVTDIVGSGIQLTACEILDNYSLKVVEEAIGKDVSKIEAMLIIESDGVKETVTRDMERIGEICRKYGVEEFTWSDDPAKAGEIMEARGKLVPTLSRIKPGNRLVAISEDLGIPPTRIPEVITRAQEISKKYNLLITTFGHIGDGNVHTTFVTDMRSREEWDRLRPAADELADLALEMGGTVTAEHGTGLARNPYIEKQLGPALEVMRSIKNALDPLNILNPGKMGLEKKKYDIYDYFAFKTFLEHPEGVNSYGEAVDNELLACIYCGFCRLGCPTFSVTHRESRNARGRNVLAFNLLNGTIEPSQDLAEAFYSCTTCQACTYFCPARVKVDEIVEGVRKKLYTAGLTPAPVLGIRDNIFKMGNVYASAKADRIDIYPPALKEKISKGELKAEAETLLFMGCVPSYLDMKMVPSLIKPLDAAGVDYTSLATEEGCCGFPLFLMGTDEFEPHARKVIERIKATGAQELVTPCAGCYKTFKKIYPEVGDLGMEVYHSVHYLLKLITEGKITFKGELGKKVTYHDPCDLGRAFQIFEEPRNILKAIPGLEFVEMARNRLQARCCGGGGGVLANNPDMAVEIAAERVRDALAVGAEIIVSGCAACKDNLKKGAKMIPKQERGKIKVMDITEIVAQQMAE